GAACCCCAAGGTTGACCTGGTGGACACGCTCAACGGCGGCGAGTTCACCGTGTTCGCACCGGTGGACGACGCCTTCAAGAAGATCGACCCCGCCACCATCGAAACGCTGAAGACGGACGATGCGCTGCTGAGCAAGATCCTCACCTACCACGTAGTCCCCGGCCAGATCACCCCGGACAAGATCGCCGGCACGCACGCCACGGTTGAGGGCGGCTCCGTCACCGTGACCGGCAGCGGCGACAACCTCAAGGTGGACAACGCCAACGTGGTCTGCGGCGGCGTCAAGACCAAGAACGCAACGGTCTACCTGATCGACTCGGTCCTCATGCCCAAGTAAGCCCTCTCCCCGCCCCCCAACACAGGGCCGGGTCCGCCGGTAGACCGGCGGACCCGGCCCTGGCGCGTCATGTGCCAGCCTGGGGCCGGTCGCAAGCCCGGTCCTCTAGACTGGTCCCGGCCCGCAAGCGGCGGAGCCGGCAGCATCCAGAGGTGATAAACGAGTGCCCAGCAGTACATCGCGGCGGACGGTCATCAAGGCCGGCGCCGTCCTCATGGCGCTGGGCGTGACGTCGTGCACGGGCATGCCGTCCCCCTCCCCCACGTCCGGCACGCCCAGTTCCCCTCCGGCCGAGCCCCAAGCCACCTTCAATTTCGGCACCGCGGCCCAGCCCCTGGGCCTGGACCCGGCCCTGTCCAACGACGTGGAATCCCAGCGCATCACCCGCCAGATCCTCGAATGCCTGGTGGGTGTGGACCAGACCACCGGCAAACCCACCCCGCTGCTGGCAACCGAATGGAACGAGTCCAACGAGGGCCGGACCTACACTTTCAAGCTCCGCACCGGGGTCACCTTCCAGGACGGCACCCCGTTCAACGCCGACGCCGTCTGCGCCAACTTCAACCGCTGGTTTGCTTTCCCTGCCGAGCTGCGGAAGCAGGCTCCCGGCAGCTCCTTCAAGGGCGTGTTCAAGGCCCACTCCGACGAGCCCGGGCTTTCGATTTTCAAGAGCTGCACCGCGTTGGCACCTGACACGGTACAGATCGACCTCACCCAGCGATTCAGTGCATTCCTCCAGGCACTGACCCTCCCGGCCTTCGCGATCGCATCCCCGGCCGCCCTGGCCTCGGGCAAAGCGGACGTCCTGGACCAGAACCGGGGCGGCCAGGCCATGTCGGCGTTCGCCACCAAACCGGTCGGTACCGGGCCCTTCACCCTTGCCGACTGGGGCACCGACAACGTCACCCTCGCCAGCAACAAAACCTACTGGGGGGACCGCGGCCAGATCGCCACCATCAACTTCCTGGCCTACAACCACCCCCAGACCCGCCTCCAGGCACTGCTGGACGGCACGATCGATGGCTATGACGCTGTCACCGTGGGAAATTTCGACCAGCTGGTCAAGCGCGGCAAGCAGATCGTGCAGCGCGACCCGTTCTCCGTGATGTACGTGGGCATGAACCAGGACATCCCCATACTCCAGAACCAGAAGATCCGGCAGGCGGTGGAGCTTGCCATCGACAAGGAAACGTTGATCCGGAAGTTCTTCATCGACAACACCGCCAAGGCCACGCAGTTTGTCCCGCCCAAGATCAGCGGCTTCAACAATGACGCGCCGGAACTCGGACACGATCCCGCCAAGGCCAAGGACTACCTGAAGGAGGGCGGCTACGCCGGCGAGGAACTGAAGTTCTACTACCCCATGAACGTCACCCGGCCATACCTGCCCACCCCCGAAAAGGTCTATGCCGAGCTCAGCCGCCAGCTCACCGCCGTCGGCTTCAACATCCGGCCCGTGCCGGTTGACTGGTCCGACGGCTACCTGCAGAAGGTGCAGTCGGCCGTCGACCATGCCCTCCACATCCTTGGCTGGAACGGCTCCTACTCCGACGCCGACAACTTTGTGGGCCCCCTCTTCGGAGAGAAAAACG
This region of Arthrobacter sp. DNA4 genomic DNA includes:
- a CDS encoding ABC transporter substrate-binding protein encodes the protein MPSSTSRRTVIKAGAVLMALGVTSCTGMPSPSPTSGTPSSPPAEPQATFNFGTAAQPLGLDPALSNDVESQRITRQILECLVGVDQTTGKPTPLLATEWNESNEGRTYTFKLRTGVTFQDGTPFNADAVCANFNRWFAFPAELRKQAPGSSFKGVFKAHSDEPGLSIFKSCTALAPDTVQIDLTQRFSAFLQALTLPAFAIASPAALASGKADVLDQNRGGQAMSAFATKPVGTGPFTLADWGTDNVTLASNKTYWGDRGQIATINFLAYNHPQTRLQALLDGTIDGYDAVTVGNFDQLVKRGKQIVQRDPFSVMYVGMNQDIPILQNQKIRQAVELAIDKETLIRKFFIDNTAKATQFVPPKISGFNNDAPELGHDPAKAKDYLKEGGYAGEELKFYYPMNVTRPYLPTPEKVYAELSRQLTAVGFNIRPVPVDWSDGYLQKVQSAVDHALHILGWNGSYSDADNFVGPLFGEKNGEFGYQDPQVFSKINRARGLPDGKERDELYHTINAQIAATVPAVPIAFPISALALSDRVLSYPASPVLNEVFTKVQLKP